The segment CAATCGCTGGTCGGCAAGGGGGTTGAAAACGGGCTCTTTGACATAAAGATTATCAACCTGCGGGATTATGCCGTCGACAAGCATCGCACGGTCGATGACACCCCGTTCGGCGGAGGCGGCGGTATGGTGATGAAAGTCGAACCGCTTGACCGCTGCCTGACGGCGATGGGGTGGTCTCATCGCGGGGCGGCCGCCGCGGATCGGCGCGAGCATCTCGTGCTGACGTCGGCGGCGGGCAAACCGTTGGTGCAGGACGATGCGGTGCGGTACAGCCTTGCCGAGCGCGTGACAATCATCTGCGGGCATTACCTCGGGGTCGACGACCGCGTGTTGCAGTTGTACGACATCGAGGAAGTGTCCATCGGTGATTACGTGCTGACCGGCGGCGAGCCAGCGGCCGCGGTGATGGTAGATGCGATCGGCCGGCTGATTCCGGGAGTGCTCGGCAATTTCGAATCCGCGCTGGAGGATTCGTACATGAATCAGCTGCTTGGATCGCCGTGCTACACCCGGCCCGCCGAATATGAGGGTCTGACGGTGCCGGACGAGTTGCTCTCCGGCGACCATGCCAGAATACGGCAGTACCGTCGTCGCGCCGCAATCGCCCGATGCGCCGAGCGTCGCCCGGAGCTGCTCGAGCGCGCCGATTTATCGGAAGACGAGTGGCGATATGCCCGCAGTGTTATGGAAAAAAAGAAATGAGTGATATACGGAAAGGATGATTCGATGAAACAGATTGCCCAGATCGAACAGAGCTATATGCGGGATGATCTTCCCGATTTCAGCTCGGGCGACACGGTCAAGGTCCATGTGAAGATCAAGGAAGGCGACAAAGAGCGTATCCAGGTCTTTCAGGGAACGGTAATCGGTCGTCGCGGCGGCG is part of the Candidatus Zixiibacteriota bacterium genome and harbors:
- the trmD gene encoding tRNA (guanosine(37)-N1)-methyltransferase TrmD, which gives rise to MTFEIVTLFPDYFSLSLKQSLVGKGVENGLFDIKIINLRDYAVDKHRTVDDTPFGGGGGMVMKVEPLDRCLTAMGWSHRGAAAADRREHLVLTSAAGKPLVQDDAVRYSLAERVTIICGHYLGVDDRVLQLYDIEEVSIGDYVLTGGEPAAAVMVDAIGRLIPGVLGNFESALEDSYMNQLLGSPCYTRPAEYEGLTVPDELLSGDHARIRQYRRRAAIARCAERRPELLERADLSEDEWRYARSVMEKKK